One genomic window of Conyzicola nivalis includes the following:
- a CDS encoding amino acid ABC transporter permease yields MTQIRTVPGPAAVPELVEGPLRQAQRPAGVDFGALPVVRTKHWVRWILGVVVVFVVAQLVWTLFTNAGYGWPTVAKYFFSDAILRGLGMTLLLTVVAGAIGFAVGSLLALMRLSKSPLLNAFAWSFIWFFRSVPLLVQILVWFNLGYLYPTIGLGVPFTTDYFVEAQTVTLVSAFAAAVLGLSLNQAAYSAEIIRGGILSVDAGQLEAAAALGIPQHRRITRIILPQAARSIIPNAFNEIIGLLKGTSIISVIALAELFYVSQVIYNRNQQVIPLLLVAVLWYMILTTVLSIAQFYVERYYSRGSARVLPPTPIQRAKAWVAVQWNRLDDEPTKTGAAA; encoded by the coding sequence ATGACGCAGATCAGAACGGTCCCTGGGCCCGCCGCGGTCCCTGAGCTTGTCGAAGGGCCGCTTCGACAAGCTCAGCGACCGGCCGGCGTCGACTTCGGCGCGCTGCCCGTCGTGCGCACCAAGCACTGGGTGCGCTGGATCCTCGGCGTGGTCGTGGTCTTCGTCGTCGCCCAACTCGTCTGGACGCTCTTCACCAACGCGGGCTACGGCTGGCCGACCGTGGCGAAGTACTTCTTCTCCGACGCGATCCTGCGCGGGCTCGGCATGACGCTGCTGCTGACCGTCGTCGCCGGCGCCATCGGATTCGCCGTCGGCAGCCTGCTCGCCCTCATGCGGCTCTCGAAGTCGCCGCTGCTGAACGCCTTCGCGTGGAGCTTCATCTGGTTCTTCCGCTCGGTGCCGCTGCTCGTGCAGATCCTGGTCTGGTTCAACCTCGGCTACCTCTACCCCACGATCGGCCTCGGCGTCCCGTTCACCACGGACTACTTCGTCGAAGCCCAGACCGTCACGCTCGTCAGTGCGTTCGCCGCCGCCGTGCTCGGACTCTCGCTCAACCAGGCCGCCTACTCCGCGGAGATCATCCGCGGAGGCATCCTCTCGGTCGACGCCGGCCAGCTCGAAGCCGCGGCCGCGCTCGGCATCCCCCAGCACAGGCGCATCACCCGGATCATCCTGCCCCAGGCGGCCCGCTCGATCATCCCGAACGCGTTCAACGAGATCATCGGCCTGCTCAAGGGCACCTCGATCATCTCGGTGATCGCGCTCGCCGAGCTGTTCTACGTCTCGCAGGTCATCTACAACCGCAACCAGCAGGTGATCCCGCTTCTGCTCGTGGCGGTGCTCTGGTACATGATCCTCACCACCGTGCTGAGCATCGCGCAGTTCTACGTCGAGCGCTACTACTCGCGCGGCTCGGCCCGCGTGCTGCCGCCCACCCCGATCCAGCGCGCGAAGGCGTGGGTCGCCGTGCAGTGGAACCGCCTCGACGACGAACCGACGAAGACGGGAGCGGCCGCATGA
- a CDS encoding GNAT family N-acetyltransferase, whose product MTRLEALTVPELVEGPLRPAQGPTFRHATPLDPQARIVLADLEREYDARYGNLFGEPASTEINRYPAEVFSAPAGTFLLVETDGRVVSAGAFMTIDAATVEVKRMWTHSDHRGRGLAKLVLAELEAEARRRGFSRVVLSTGPRQPEAVRLYLATGYTPLFDRSLPPEEIVIHHFEKELS is encoded by the coding sequence ATGACGCGGCTTGAGGCGCTCACGGTCCCTGAGCTCGTCGAAGGGCCCCTTCGACCGGCTCAGGGACCGACCTTCCGCCACGCCACCCCCCTCGACCCGCAGGCCCGCATCGTGCTCGCCGACCTCGAGCGCGAGTACGACGCCCGGTACGGCAACCTGTTCGGCGAGCCGGCGTCGACCGAGATCAACCGGTACCCGGCCGAGGTGTTCAGCGCTCCGGCCGGGACGTTCCTGCTGGTCGAGACCGACGGACGGGTGGTCTCGGCGGGCGCGTTCATGACGATCGACGCGGCCACGGTCGAGGTCAAGCGCATGTGGACGCACTCCGACCACCGCGGGCGCGGGCTGGCGAAGCTCGTTCTCGCCGAGCTCGAGGCCGAGGCCCGCCGTCGCGGTTTCTCCCGTGTGGTGCTCAGCACCGGACCGCGGCAGCCCGAGGCCGTGCGGCTCTACCTCGCGACGGGGTACACGCCGCTGTTCGACCGGTCGCTGCCGCCGGAGGAGATCGTCATCCACCACTTCGAGAAGGAGCTGTCATGA
- a CDS encoding ArsR/SmtB family transcription factor — protein sequence MVNAFKVLSHPIRFRIVEILASGEHRSGTLSDAITGNYGVSRAGVSKHLAILRNEGWIDYHGDASSRWYFLTSEVWSKIDVDVSWLKYLWERRSNYIGE from the coding sequence ATGGTGAACGCATTCAAGGTGCTATCCCACCCGATTCGTTTTCGCATTGTCGAGATACTCGCTTCTGGTGAACACAGATCAGGCACACTTTCGGACGCCATAACCGGCAACTACGGAGTCAGTCGGGCGGGGGTGTCGAAGCACCTAGCGATCCTCCGAAACGAAGGCTGGATTGACTACCATGGCGACGCAAGTTCGCGCTGGTACTTCCTCACTAGTGAGGTCTGGTCCAAGATCGACGTCGACGTGTCCTGGCTCAAATATCTCTGGGAACGGCGGAGCAACTACATCGGTGAGTGA
- a CDS encoding FAD-dependent oxidoreductase, with the protein MTGGPSTSSGGERVDVVVIGGGAMGSAAAWQLAGRGRDVLLLERFTAGHTNGASHGASRNFNQAYSEPTYVSMLAEALPLWRELEAESGADLLETTGIVNHGANPQFDAVHDALHAAGIPAEFVPLDEAARRWPGIRFDGRVLLTPQSGRLGADRSVAALQSGAVARGAVVRHEARVTGLRVLGDDEVRVSFESSGTIETVTARRVVVSVGAWTSKLLAGRVAHPALVVTQEQPAHFALADQQIPDAAWPGFNHAPTPGDPAYDYWYSGVYGMITPGEGVKAGWHGAGPVLDPDRRTFVAEPVQLAALQRYAREWLPGVDSESFVPISCTYTTTPDSNFVLDRVGPVVVAAGFSGHGFKFVPSVGRILADLVDGVPAPALFALGR; encoded by the coding sequence ATGACGGGCGGCCCTTCGACAAGCTCAGGGGGCGAACGGGTCGACGTCGTCGTCATCGGCGGCGGCGCGATGGGCTCTGCCGCGGCCTGGCAGCTCGCCGGCCGCGGACGCGACGTGCTGCTGCTCGAGCGTTTCACCGCCGGGCACACCAACGGTGCCTCGCACGGTGCCTCGCGCAACTTCAACCAGGCCTACTCCGAGCCGACCTACGTGTCGATGCTCGCCGAGGCGCTTCCGCTCTGGCGCGAACTCGAGGCGGAGAGCGGCGCTGACCTGCTCGAGACCACCGGCATCGTCAACCACGGCGCCAACCCGCAGTTCGACGCCGTGCACGACGCGCTGCACGCGGCGGGCATCCCGGCCGAGTTCGTCCCGCTCGACGAGGCCGCGCGGCGTTGGCCGGGAATCCGGTTCGACGGTCGGGTGCTTCTCACGCCTCAGTCGGGACGCCTGGGCGCCGACCGCTCGGTCGCTGCGCTGCAGTCGGGCGCCGTCGCGCGCGGCGCGGTCGTGCGGCACGAGGCGCGCGTGACCGGCCTGCGGGTGCTCGGCGACGACGAGGTGCGTGTCAGCTTCGAGTCATCCGGAACCATCGAGACCGTCACCGCCCGCCGCGTCGTCGTGAGCGTCGGCGCCTGGACCTCGAAGCTCCTCGCCGGCCGCGTCGCGCACCCCGCGCTGGTCGTCACCCAGGAGCAGCCCGCGCACTTCGCCCTCGCGGACCAGCAGATCCCGGATGCGGCGTGGCCCGGGTTCAACCACGCGCCGACCCCCGGCGATCCCGCCTATGACTACTGGTACTCGGGCGTCTACGGGATGATCACGCCCGGCGAGGGGGTCAAGGCGGGATGGCACGGAGCCGGACCGGTGCTCGATCCCGACCGCCGCACCTTCGTCGCCGAGCCCGTGCAGCTCGCGGCACTGCAGCGGTACGCGCGCGAGTGGCTGCCCGGCGTCGATTCGGAGTCGTTCGTGCCGATCAGCTGCACGTACACAACGACGCCGGACTCGAACTTCGTGCTCGACCGGGTGGGGCCGGTCGTGGTCGCCGCCGGGTTCTCGGGCCACGGCTTCAAGTTCGTGCCGAGCGTCGGGCGCATCCTGGCCGACCTCGTCGACGGCGTGCCGGCTCCGGCACTGTTCGCGCTCGGCCGCTGA
- a CDS encoding rhodanese-like domain-containing protein encodes MSEIAPTSAAEARDRIANGALLIDVRSDAGRAATGAIEGATVVLKEDVAAFAQTLEADREVVIFCGTTAGSGPVAGYLDAQGFIAVSHVDGGYEALAATTPVEPVETPVVE; translated from the coding sequence ATGAGCGAGATCGCCCCCACCAGCGCGGCCGAGGCGCGCGACCGCATCGCCAACGGCGCGTTGCTCATCGACGTGCGCAGCGACGCCGGGCGGGCCGCCACCGGCGCCATCGAGGGCGCGACCGTGGTGCTGAAAGAGGATGTCGCGGCGTTCGCCCAGACCCTCGAGGCCGACCGCGAGGTCGTGATCTTCTGCGGCACGACGGCCGGCTCGGGTCCGGTCGCCGGCTACCTCGACGCGCAGGGCTTCATCGCCGTGTCGCACGTCGACGGCGGGTACGAGGCGCTCGCGGCCACCACGCCGGTTGAGCCCGTCGAAACCCCTGTCGTCGAATGA
- a CDS encoding ABC transporter substrate-binding protein, with the protein MALKKKTAAVIAAVAAVAIVGGSVTAFALGSGGDADASGTPDAAGSATEFNLTADQNRVRLDAVPEAVASLEAGGFEPIEPGKLTVVTSPFAAPLALYADDDTTLIGNEVDLAQLIADGLGLELNIQPAAWADWPLGIQSGKYDLILSNVTVTDERKELYDFANYRQDLLGFYVKSDSPIKKIEEAADVAGLKIIVGSGTNQEKILQAWDAENIAAGLDPVEYLYFDDTASGALALKSGRADANFGPNATSAYAAATDGETRLVGTVNGGWPLTADIAAATAKDNGLIESVNIALNAAIEGGEYAEVLERWGLTSESIAESTVNPPGLPKSE; encoded by the coding sequence ATGGCACTCAAGAAGAAGACGGCGGCGGTCATCGCCGCGGTGGCCGCGGTCGCGATCGTCGGCGGCAGCGTCACCGCGTTCGCGCTCGGCTCGGGCGGCGACGCCGACGCGTCGGGCACGCCCGACGCCGCGGGCTCGGCGACCGAGTTCAACCTCACGGCAGACCAGAACCGCGTGCGCCTCGACGCGGTGCCCGAGGCGGTGGCCTCGCTCGAGGCCGGCGGCTTCGAGCCGATCGAGCCGGGCAAGCTCACCGTCGTGACCTCGCCGTTCGCCGCCCCGCTCGCGCTCTACGCCGACGACGACACGACCCTGATCGGCAACGAGGTCGACCTCGCCCAGCTCATCGCCGACGGCCTCGGACTCGAGCTGAACATCCAGCCGGCCGCGTGGGCCGACTGGCCGCTCGGCATCCAGTCGGGCAAGTACGACCTGATCCTCTCCAACGTCACGGTCACCGACGAGCGTAAAGAGCTCTACGACTTCGCCAACTACCGCCAGGATCTGCTCGGCTTCTACGTGAAGTCGGACTCGCCGATCAAGAAGATCGAAGAGGCCGCGGATGTCGCGGGGTTGAAGATCATCGTCGGCTCCGGCACGAACCAGGAGAAGATCCTGCAGGCGTGGGACGCCGAGAACATCGCGGCAGGCCTCGACCCGGTCGAGTACCTCTACTTCGACGACACGGCGAGCGGCGCTCTGGCGCTGAAATCCGGACGCGCCGACGCGAACTTCGGGCCGAACGCGACCTCGGCCTACGCCGCGGCGACCGACGGCGAGACCAGGCTCGTCGGAACGGTCAACGGCGGCTGGCCGCTCACCGCCGACATCGCGGCGGCGACGGCGAAGGACAACGGGCTGATCGAGTCGGTGAACATCGCGCTGAACGCGGCGATCGAGGGCGGCGAATACGCGGAGGTGCTGGAGCGCTGGGGACTGACCTCGGAGTCGATCGCGGAGTCGACGGTCAACCCGCCCGGCCTGCCGAAGAGCGAGTAG
- a CDS encoding GntR family transcriptional regulator yields MRASERAYSALREQILDGQLEPGVVLAEVEQSTRLGVSRTPLREALARLSADGLVSAHSGRGVVVTDVDLGRITELFEVRGALEEQAARLAARRRDPAVFEALQSEFRRAHELLDDDDDPARHDYYGLVARLDAAIDEATQNPLLVATLGGVRTHVARIRRLSHDNPERLREAAREHLVIVDAIVDGSESLAAHATQVHLYRSLKNILGSIEGNTP; encoded by the coding sequence ATGCGCGCGAGCGAACGGGCGTATTCCGCTCTGCGGGAGCAGATTCTCGACGGCCAACTCGAGCCGGGTGTCGTGCTGGCCGAGGTCGAACAGTCCACGCGGCTGGGTGTCTCCCGCACTCCGCTGCGCGAGGCCCTCGCACGGCTGAGCGCCGACGGGCTCGTGTCCGCGCACTCGGGGCGCGGGGTCGTCGTCACCGACGTCGACCTCGGCCGCATCACCGAGCTGTTCGAGGTGCGGGGCGCTCTCGAGGAACAGGCCGCCCGCCTCGCCGCCCGCCGCCGCGACCCCGCCGTGTTCGAAGCGCTGCAAAGCGAGTTTCGGCGAGCGCACGAACTGCTCGACGACGACGACGACCCCGCGCGCCACGACTACTACGGGCTCGTCGCACGACTCGACGCGGCCATCGACGAGGCGACGCAGAACCCGCTTCTCGTTGCCACGCTCGGCGGGGTGCGAACGCACGTCGCGCGCATCCGTCGTCTCTCCCACGACAACCCCGAGCGCCTGCGCGAGGCTGCCCGCGAGCACCTCGTCATCGTCGACGCGATCGTCGACGGCTCCGAATCGCTCGCCGCCCACGCCACCCAGGTGCACCTGTACCGCAGTCTCAAGAACATCCTTGGTTCGATCGAAGGGAACACCCCATGA
- a CDS encoding LLM class flavin-dependent oxidoreductase, which translates to MGIEFLGIAGLNDGGETQARSGASFDKAYTLRFARAHEDNGWDRILFAYHSGSPDPSTAAAYIASKLDHLKILLAHRPNVSYPTYAAKVFATLDQISDGRLNVHFITGGSTADQAAEGDFLTKDERYARTGEYIRIVKQAWTSREPFSFDGEHYRFENFVSDIWPAANRQRPEVSFGGSSPAAYAIGAAEADIYAVWGEPLANTAEQITTITDAAHAAGREQRPKIQVAFRPIIAATEELAWQKAHDILAKIERRTAGAAPSSFIGDLKNPENAGSQRLLSIAEQGDRYDRALWTKPAAVSGGRGNSNALVGTPETVAAALLDYVDLGVDILSARGYDFVNDTIDFGRYVIPIVREEVARRDAAAAKTAAESSDELKRRAHHDAA; encoded by the coding sequence ATGGGCATCGAATTCCTCGGCATCGCGGGCCTCAACGACGGCGGCGAGACGCAGGCGCGTTCCGGCGCCAGTTTCGACAAGGCGTACACCCTGCGCTTCGCGCGGGCCCACGAAGACAACGGCTGGGACCGCATCCTCTTCGCCTACCACTCCGGCTCGCCCGACCCGTCGACGGCCGCGGCCTATATCGCCAGCAAGCTCGACCACCTGAAGATCCTGCTCGCCCACCGCCCCAACGTCTCGTACCCGACCTACGCCGCGAAGGTCTTCGCCACGCTCGACCAGATCAGCGACGGCCGGCTCAACGTGCACTTCATCACGGGCGGGTCGACCGCCGACCAGGCCGCGGAGGGCGACTTCCTCACGAAAGACGAGCGCTACGCCCGCACCGGCGAGTACATCCGCATCGTGAAGCAGGCGTGGACCAGCCGCGAACCGTTCAGCTTCGACGGCGAGCACTACCGCTTCGAGAACTTCGTCAGCGACATCTGGCCCGCCGCGAACCGGCAACGCCCCGAGGTGTCGTTCGGCGGGTCCTCCCCCGCCGCGTATGCGATCGGCGCCGCGGAGGCCGACATCTACGCGGTGTGGGGCGAGCCGCTCGCGAACACCGCGGAGCAGATCACAACGATTACGGATGCGGCCCACGCCGCCGGCCGCGAGCAGCGCCCGAAGATCCAGGTGGCGTTCCGCCCCATCATCGCGGCCACCGAAGAGCTGGCCTGGCAGAAGGCCCACGACATCCTGGCCAAGATTGAGCGCCGCACGGCGGGGGCGGCGCCAAGCAGCTTCATCGGCGACCTGAAGAACCCCGAGAACGCCGGCTCGCAGCGCCTGCTCTCGATCGCCGAGCAGGGCGACCGCTACGACCGCGCCCTGTGGACGAAGCCGGCCGCCGTCAGCGGCGGACGCGGCAACTCGAACGCCCTCGTGGGCACGCCCGAGACGGTCGCCGCGGCGCTGCTCGACTACGTCGACCTGGGCGTCGACATCCTGAGCGCCCGCGGCTACGACTTCGTGAACGACACCATCGACTTCGGCCGGTACGTGATCCCGATCGTGCGCGAGGAGGTGGCGCGCCGCGACGCCGCCGCCGCGAAGACCGCCGCCGAGTCATCCGACGAACTGAAGCGACGGGCCCACCATGACGCGGCTTGA
- a CDS encoding FAD/NAD(P)-binding protein — protein MSIQLAVIGVGPRGVGFLERLAANLPELGAGVPLVVHLVDPHPPGGGRIWRAAQSPLLKLNSMARDVTMFTDASSTIEGPVWPGPSLIEWAERVRSGVIDLELADPGVAHELQHLAADSFPTRRLQSEYLGWFYRRAVAALPATVEVHEARCIRVDDTDDGRQTVTLDTGAALDVDLVLYALGHTGVRPTPEHAALAEFAVLHDLLYVAPDFTAESDTSAIRPHEPVIVRGMGLAAVDLTVLLTEGRGGRFVPSASLPGQLDYRPSAREPHLLLGSRRGVPYHSKISSALAAPRPEPRYFSAAIARELADSRHSLDFRADVWPLIAAELQWGYYHELFVGHPDRVRVAWEAFVPFLDRYRWDSPRLRAAVDAAVPNPVDRLDLAAFDRPLAGLRVGSREELQDTLRYYIGLDLHARSAPEHSATLGLFTSLLYALFDLGSIVDSPKWTARSRARDLPEWGQNFFSFVASGPPAHRLDELLALSRAGVVEFLGPDLVVRADASGHFAASSPIVDGEVRARVLVDARLPPTSVRTSDSEALRSLIESGAGCEEVVSDARFSGSTGRLVVRAGDARLVRSDGSPHPRRFAIGPYTNAPFVGAFSRPGTNAVSFRENDRVARAVLELAAAISAPTLGVALATEVPA, from the coding sequence ATGTCAATCCAGCTCGCCGTGATCGGCGTCGGCCCGCGCGGTGTCGGCTTCCTCGAACGTTTAGCCGCGAATCTGCCCGAGCTGGGCGCCGGCGTTCCGCTCGTTGTGCACCTCGTCGACCCGCATCCTCCGGGAGGGGGCCGCATCTGGCGGGCGGCCCAGTCGCCCCTGCTCAAGCTCAACTCGATGGCGCGCGACGTGACGATGTTCACCGACGCGTCGTCGACGATCGAGGGTCCGGTGTGGCCGGGGCCGTCGCTGATCGAGTGGGCCGAGCGGGTGCGTTCGGGCGTGATCGACCTCGAGCTCGCCGATCCAGGCGTCGCGCACGAGCTGCAGCACCTCGCCGCCGACTCGTTTCCGACCCGCAGGCTGCAGAGCGAGTACCTCGGCTGGTTCTACCGGCGGGCGGTGGCGGCGCTGCCCGCGACCGTCGAGGTGCACGAGGCACGGTGCATCCGGGTGGATGACACGGACGACGGCCGCCAGACCGTGACGCTCGACACGGGCGCCGCACTCGACGTCGACCTCGTGTTGTACGCGCTGGGTCACACCGGGGTGAGGCCCACACCCGAACACGCCGCGCTCGCCGAGTTCGCTGTGCTGCACGACCTGCTCTACGTCGCCCCCGACTTCACCGCCGAGAGCGACACCTCGGCGATCCGGCCACACGAACCGGTGATCGTGCGCGGGATGGGCCTCGCCGCTGTCGACCTCACCGTGCTGCTCACCGAGGGGCGCGGCGGGAGGTTCGTGCCGTCGGCGTCGCTGCCGGGCCAGCTGGACTACCGGCCGAGCGCACGCGAACCGCACCTGCTGCTCGGGTCGCGGCGCGGGGTGCCTTATCACTCCAAGATCAGTTCGGCGTTGGCGGCGCCGCGCCCCGAGCCGCGGTACTTCAGCGCCGCGATCGCGCGCGAGCTGGCCGACTCGCGTCACTCGCTCGACTTCCGGGCCGACGTCTGGCCGCTGATCGCCGCCGAGTTGCAGTGGGGGTACTACCACGAGCTGTTCGTGGGCCACCCCGACCGGGTGCGGGTCGCGTGGGAGGCGTTCGTTCCGTTTCTCGACCGCTACCGCTGGGACAGCCCGCGGCTGCGCGCCGCCGTGGATGCCGCGGTTCCGAACCCGGTCGACCGCCTCGACCTTGCTGCGTTCGACCGTCCGCTCGCGGGGCTGCGGGTGGGCAGTCGCGAGGAGCTGCAGGACACGCTGCGCTACTACATCGGGCTCGACCTGCACGCGCGCAGCGCACCCGAGCACAGCGCGACGCTCGGGCTGTTCACCTCGCTGTTGTACGCGCTGTTCGACCTCGGCTCGATCGTCGATTCCCCGAAGTGGACCGCGCGCTCCCGCGCCCGCGACCTGCCGGAGTGGGGGCAGAACTTCTTCAGCTTCGTCGCGAGCGGCCCGCCCGCGCACCGCCTCGACGAGCTGCTCGCGCTGTCGCGGGCCGGCGTCGTCGAGTTCTTGGGCCCCGACCTGGTCGTGCGGGCCGATGCCTCCGGGCACTTCGCCGCGTCGTCGCCGATCGTCGACGGCGAGGTGCGCGCCCGGGTTCTGGTCGACGCCCGGCTCCCGCCGACGTCGGTGCGCACGAGCGACAGCGAGGCGTTGCGTTCGCTTATCGAATCGGGGGCCGGATGCGAGGAGGTCGTCTCCGACGCACGGTTCAGCGGATCGACGGGGCGGCTGGTGGTGCGAGCCGGCGACGCCCGCCTGGTGCGGTCCGACGGCTCGCCGCACCCCCGCCGTTTCGCAATAGGCCCGTACACGAACGCCCCGTTCGTCGGAGCCTTCTCCCGCCCCGGCACCAACGCGGTCTCCTTCCGCGAGAACGACCGCGTGGCGCGCGCGGTGCTGGAGTTGGCGGCGGCAATCTCGGCGCCGACGCTGGGAGTCGCGTTGGCAACGGAAGTGCCAGCCTGA
- a CDS encoding amino acid ABC transporter ATP-binding protein has product MTATLANAGHVEIRNVTKSYNGVEVLSDVSLTLEPGEVVTILGPSGSGKSTLLRTINHLETVDAGWVAIDGELIGYEHRHGKLYELKERAVLRRRTQVGMVFQSFNLFPHLTALENIVEAPIALKRLNKTDARELALGLLEKVGLADKAHAYPRQLSGGQQQRVAIARALALQPKVLLFDEPTSALDPELVGEVLDVIRELAGLGTTLVIVTHEIGFAREVSDRVIFIDRGVVLEQGTPGEVLGDPQHPRTREFLATVL; this is encoded by the coding sequence ATGACCGCCACACTGGCTAACGCCGGCCACGTCGAGATCCGCAACGTGACCAAGAGCTACAACGGCGTCGAGGTGCTCAGCGACGTCTCCCTCACCCTCGAACCCGGCGAGGTCGTGACCATCCTGGGTCCCAGCGGCTCCGGCAAGTCGACGCTGCTGCGCACCATCAACCACCTCGAGACCGTCGACGCCGGCTGGGTCGCGATCGACGGCGAGCTTATCGGCTACGAGCACCGCCACGGGAAGCTCTACGAACTCAAGGAACGCGCGGTGCTGCGCCGTCGCACCCAGGTCGGCATGGTCTTCCAGAGCTTCAACCTGTTCCCGCACCTCACCGCGCTCGAGAACATCGTCGAGGCGCCGATCGCCCTCAAACGACTCAATAAGACGGATGCACGGGAGCTCGCGCTCGGACTGCTCGAAAAAGTGGGTCTCGCCGACAAGGCCCACGCCTACCCCCGGCAGCTCTCCGGCGGCCAGCAGCAGCGGGTCGCGATCGCCAGGGCCCTCGCGCTGCAGCCGAAGGTGCTGCTGTTCGACGAGCCGACCTCGGCCCTCGACCCGGAGCTCGTCGGCGAGGTGCTCGACGTCATCCGCGAGCTCGCCGGCCTCGGCACGACGCTCGTGATCGTGACGCACGAGATCGGGTTCGCCCGGGAGGTCAGCGACCGCGTGATCTTCATCGACCGCGGCGTGGTGCTCGAGCAGGGCACCCCCGGCGAGGTGCTCGGCGATCCGCAGCATCCGCGCACCCGCGAATTTCTCGCGACCGTCCTCTAA
- a CDS encoding MmgE/PrpD family protein, giving the protein MKLHPVRVYASDENLPREQQLAWKIAEVAADPVAVTDEVTDMIINRIIDNAAVATASLTRAPAVAARAQAEDRAATPVAPVATRAGSTVFGIEGRYQPEWAAWANGVAVRELDYHDTFLAAEYSHPGDNIPPILAVAQHAGRTGAELVRAIATGYEIQIDLVKAISLHAHKIDHVAHLGPSAAAGIGTLLGLPVETIFQAVGQALHTTTATRQSRKGEISTWKAHAPAFAGKMAVEAVDRAMRGQTSPTPIYEGEDGVIAWLLDGKSAAYEVPLPEKGEPKRAILDSYTKEHSAEYQAQAWIDLARALGTKHPALKSVPELVEGPAIKSIVLHTSHHTHFVIGSGANDPQKYDPTASRETLDHSIPYIFTVALQDGEWHHERSYAPERAARPDTVALWNKVTTQEDAEWTRRYHSNDPAEKAFGGRVEIELTDGTVIVDEIAVADAHPLGARPFARQQYIAKFRALADGVLDDAEIERFLELVQRLPELTADELAGLTVTAPALPAGPKGLF; this is encoded by the coding sequence ATGAAGCTCCACCCCGTGCGCGTCTACGCGAGCGACGAGAACCTGCCGCGCGAGCAGCAGCTGGCCTGGAAGATCGCCGAGGTCGCCGCCGACCCGGTGGCCGTCACCGACGAGGTCACCGACATGATCATCAACCGCATCATCGACAACGCCGCGGTCGCCACCGCGAGCCTCACCCGCGCCCCCGCGGTCGCCGCACGCGCCCAGGCCGAAGACCGCGCTGCCACGCCGGTTGCGCCTGTCGCAACCAGGGCCGGCAGCACCGTCTTCGGCATCGAGGGCCGCTACCAGCCCGAGTGGGCGGCCTGGGCGAACGGCGTCGCCGTGCGCGAGCTCGACTACCACGACACGTTCCTCGCGGCCGAGTACTCGCATCCGGGCGACAACATCCCGCCGATCCTCGCCGTCGCCCAGCACGCCGGACGCACCGGCGCCGAGCTTGTCCGCGCGATCGCCACGGGCTACGAGATCCAGATCGACCTCGTAAAAGCGATCAGCCTGCACGCCCACAAGATCGACCACGTCGCGCACCTCGGCCCGAGCGCCGCGGCCGGCATCGGCACCCTGCTCGGCCTGCCGGTTGAGACGATCTTCCAGGCGGTCGGCCAGGCGCTGCACACCACGACCGCCACGCGTCAGTCGCGCAAGGGCGAGATCTCCACCTGGAAGGCGCACGCCCCGGCCTTCGCCGGCAAGATGGCCGTCGAAGCGGTCGACCGTGCCATGCGCGGGCAGACCAGCCCGACCCCGATCTACGAGGGCGAGGACGGCGTCATCGCCTGGCTGCTCGACGGCAAGAGCGCCGCCTACGAGGTCCCCCTGCCCGAGAAGGGCGAGCCGAAACGCGCCATCCTCGACAGCTACACGAAGGAACACTCCGCCGAGTACCAGGCGCAGGCGTGGATCGACCTCGCGAGGGCGCTCGGAACGAAGCATCCGGCCCTAAAATCGGTCCCTGAGCTTGTCGAAGGGCCCGCGATCAAAAGCATCGTGCTGCACACCAGCCACCACACCCATTTCGTCATCGGGTCCGGGGCGAACGACCCGCAGAAGTACGACCCGACCGCCAGCCGCGAGACGCTCGACCACTCCATCCCGTACATCTTCACCGTCGCGCTGCAGGATGGCGAGTGGCACCACGAGCGCTCCTACGCCCCGGAGCGCGCCGCCCGTCCCGACACCGTCGCGCTGTGGAACAAAGTCACGACGCAGGAAGACGCCGAGTGGACGCGCCGCTACCACTCGAACGACCCGGCCGAGAAGGCGTTCGGCGGCCGCGTCGAGATCGAACTGACGGATGGCACGGTGATCGTCGACGAAATAGCCGTGGCGGATGCGCATCCGCTCGGGGCGCGCCCGTTCGCGCGTCAGCAGTACATCGCCAAGTTCCGCGCGCTCGCCGATGGCGTGCTGGACGACGCCGAGATCGAGCGCTTCCTCGAGCTCGTGCAGCGCCTGCCCGAACTCACCGCCGACGAGCTCGCCGGCCTCACCGTCACCGCCCCGGCACTGCCCGCCGGTCCGAAGGGACTCTTCTGA